CTGCAAAATCCTTTTAGACCAGAAAAAGTACATGAACAAGTTTGACGGCATACAGGCGATGCTCGGACTGACGGAGAAGGAGAAAGCGCAGATACTATCCATCAACCTTGCCAACCATCCCGGACGAAAATACAAAGAGGTCTGGATCGGACTGAACGGGGTGCAGTCGGCGGTGTATGCAACGGAAGTTTCGCCCGCCGAATACCTGACATACACCACCGAAGAGAGCGAGAAAACGGAAGTGTTCAACCTTGCGGAAGAATTGGGCGGCGACTTGGAGCTTGCCATCAGACGGCTGGCTAATCGGCTGAACGGTTGAACAGCCGGACGGTTGGCTAAACGATCAAACGTTTGGCTGGCTGAATGACTAAACGGCTAAACGTACAAACGGCTGTATGATTGGCTGTATGAATGAATAATCAATTAAAAAAACGAAATCAGTATGAAACGATTGAATTTAATCCTGCTGCTGTCGGCGGTGACGGTGGCATTGGCGTTCGTCATTTCCTGCAAGGAGACGAACACCGGACGGCTGGAAAAGATGCGGGGCGACTGGGTAAGCACGGGCAATAAGCCGCCCTTCACCCTTTCGGAAGAGAACGGGCAATACCGGGTAACGGTGATAAAGAAAAGCCATGCGGGAAGTACCCGGACGGAAACGTATCTGATACGGGAAACGGACGGCTACC
The Bacteroides caecimuris DNA segment above includes these coding regions:
- a CDS encoding DUF3876 domain-containing protein gives rise to the protein MKRLNLILLLSAVTVALAFVISCKETNTGRLEKMRGDWVSTGNKPPFTLSEENGQYRVTVIKKSHAGSTRTETYLIRETDGYLFIETGLAVMLTYDKEKDRIHLSPGGEYKRSNHQLNK